The Syntrophorhabdaceae bacterium genome segment AAAGGAAAAGGGATTAATATAGAAATGGATAATCATCTTCTTAAGGAGCTTGAGCAAGGTTTAAAAGAGGATACATCATCCTGCTATCAGTGTTTTAGATGCACCAATGGTTGCCCTGTAGCAAAGGAAATGGATATCCTCCCCCACAGGATTATACATTATATTGGCTTTGGTGAATGGGATAAGGTTTTAGGTGCAAAGGCAATATGGCAGTGCCTCCAATGTGAAGCATGCAGTGTTCGCTGCCCCAACAGTATAGATATTGCACACGTTTTTAGGATTTTAAGAAGATTGGCCTCAGCAGAAGGCATATCGCAAGATAACAGAATCTGGGTGTTTGATAGAATCTTTCTGAAAAACATAAAAAAACACGGCAGGCTATATGAGCTTGGGGCTATACTGAATTACAAGCTGAAAAATAAGGAAACCTTTAAAGATGCAAAGATGGGTATTAAGATGATGATTAAGAAAAGGATGGGTATCACACCTCACAGAAACAAGGATAAAAGACATATTAAATATATATTTGAAAAGATAGAAAATAGAATAAAGATCGTTGAAAAGTAGGGTTAATATGCCTTTGATAAGGATAGTTTGTTATTTTGCAAACACGGTTATGGATAGTCACAGGCATTAGCCTGTATTTGAATATTTGACTTAGATGGCTAAATGTCTT includes the following:
- a CDS encoding 4Fe-4S dicluster domain-containing protein; this translates as MDNHLLKELEQGLKEDTSSCYQCFRCTNGCPVAKEMDILPHRIIHYIGFGEWDKVLGAKAIWQCLQCEACSVRCPNSIDIAHVFRILRRLASAEGISQDNRIWVFDRIFLKNIKKHGRLYELGAILNYKLKNKETFKDAKMGIKMMIKKRMGITPHRNKDKRHIKYIFEKIENRIKIVEK